The Saccharomonospora glauca K62 genome has a segment encoding these proteins:
- a CDS encoding CaiB/BaiF CoA transferase family protein produces the protein MSASTSGSLTGLRVVEISTSVAGPFVGQILGDLGAEVIKVERIGSGDDTRAWAPPDWDGKSIAFLHLNRNKRSIELDYKHPRGKEILTELIAGADVLVQNLRPGALAKAGFTPEVLREVNPRLVYCDMTGFGRTGPKAEDPAYDPLLQAYTGIIDMMSTGDGPPRRVPLSVLDKGTAMWAVIGILDALRRRDRTGEGSHVGVSLLETAITWVHANVMGALAGNGKPRNLGSGHAGVVPYGAFPTSDGWIFLSAGNQTLWLRFCRATGAEELTTRDGFGSNPERAANRAEVERAVGEVTRGFTTEKLLHVLAEAGVPCSPVNSVPDMVRDEQVKALGLVEPMEHPAVKDFAVVNLPITIDGDYPDHQCPPPELGADTDAVLELLGVPEPERDALRAEGVVGGGRA, from the coding sequence ATGTCAGCCAGCACCAGCGGATCGCTCACCGGTCTTCGGGTCGTGGAGATCAGCACCTCCGTCGCCGGACCGTTCGTGGGGCAAATCCTCGGCGACCTCGGCGCCGAGGTCATCAAGGTCGAGCGGATCGGCTCGGGTGACGACACCCGTGCCTGGGCGCCACCGGACTGGGACGGGAAGTCCATCGCGTTCCTGCACCTGAACCGCAACAAGCGGAGCATCGAACTCGACTACAAGCACCCACGGGGTAAGGAGATCCTCACCGAACTGATCGCCGGAGCCGACGTCCTCGTGCAGAACCTCCGTCCCGGCGCGCTGGCCAAGGCCGGGTTCACCCCGGAGGTCCTGCGCGAGGTGAACCCCCGGCTGGTGTACTGCGACATGACGGGTTTCGGTCGCACCGGGCCCAAGGCCGAGGACCCGGCGTACGACCCGTTGCTCCAGGCCTACACCGGCATCATCGACATGATGAGCACGGGGGACGGGCCCCCGAGACGAGTGCCGCTGTCGGTGCTGGACAAGGGAACCGCGATGTGGGCCGTCATCGGCATCCTCGACGCGCTTCGCCGTCGGGACCGGACCGGTGAGGGGTCCCACGTCGGTGTGTCCCTGCTGGAGACGGCGATCACGTGGGTGCACGCGAACGTGATGGGGGCCCTCGCGGGTAACGGCAAACCCCGCAATCTCGGCTCCGGGCACGCGGGTGTGGTGCCCTACGGGGCCTTTCCCACCAGCGACGGCTGGATCTTTCTCTCCGCGGGCAACCAGACGCTGTGGTTGCGCTTCTGCCGCGCCACCGGGGCGGAGGAACTGACCACACGCGACGGTTTCGGGTCCAATCCCGAGCGTGCGGCCAACCGGGCCGAGGTCGAGCGTGCCGTCGGCGAGGTGACTCGTGGCTTCACCACCGAGAAACTGCTGCACGTGCTCGCCGAGGCGGGGGTGCCCTGCTCGCCCGTCAACAGCGTTCCCGACATGGTGCGGGACGAGCAGGTGAAGGCGCTGGGGCTTGTCGAACCGATGGAACACCCGGCGGTGAAGGACTTCGCCGTCGTCAACCTGCCCATCACGATCGACGGCGACTATCCCGATCACCAGTGCCCGCCACCGGAACTGGGGGCCGACACCGACGCCGTCCTGGAGCTGCTCGGCGTCCCCGAGCCGGAGCGGGACGCCCTGCGGGCGGAGGGCGTCGTGGGCGGGGGACGGGCATGA
- a CDS encoding beta/alpha barrel domain-containing protein, protein MSSTESAGLPTVVIHEEGMREGMQIESADIPVEDKVRLLDALSATGLKHIVVGSFVSPKWVPQMARVEEVIAGFTPVEGVEYTALALNARGVERRAEHTPPLSPPRPVQRTTVHLCDVFVQRNTARTQADEIAALPRVVASAVERGITDAIVAVNAAWGSNWLGPFTTDQRMEVLDLQFAHWREHGVEPRTIWLGDPMSWNTPRAVEETLRACLDRFPDVTTYHLHLHDGRGSALVSAYQALRVLGAQHTLALDTSIDGMGGCPYCGNGRATRMIPTEDLVDLLEEEGIDTGVDLAALIEAAHLAEEVVGHELYGHVSKAGPRPRGEALYAMDMPFVETFDQAQHFRLGPKVYDGCRAPWKKPITSPARDAVEAGRPIALRRPENEA, encoded by the coding sequence GTGAGTAGTACCGAATCGGCGGGCCTGCCCACCGTCGTCATCCACGAGGAAGGCATGCGCGAGGGCATGCAGATCGAAAGCGCCGACATCCCCGTCGAGGACAAGGTGAGGCTCCTCGACGCGCTGTCGGCCACGGGGCTGAAACACATCGTCGTCGGCTCCTTCGTCAGTCCGAAGTGGGTTCCGCAGATGGCCCGTGTCGAGGAGGTCATCGCCGGATTCACCCCGGTGGAGGGGGTCGAGTACACCGCGCTCGCCCTCAACGCCCGAGGGGTCGAACGCCGCGCCGAACACACCCCACCGCTGTCGCCGCCCCGACCGGTGCAGCGCACCACCGTGCATCTGTGCGACGTGTTCGTGCAGCGCAACACGGCTCGTACCCAGGCCGACGAGATCGCGGCCCTGCCCCGTGTCGTCGCGAGCGCGGTGGAACGCGGGATCACCGACGCGATCGTCGCCGTCAACGCCGCGTGGGGCTCCAACTGGCTGGGCCCCTTCACCACGGACCAACGAATGGAGGTCCTCGACCTGCAGTTCGCGCACTGGCGCGAACACGGCGTCGAGCCCCGCACCATCTGGCTCGGGGACCCGATGAGCTGGAACACGCCGCGGGCAGTGGAGGAGACGTTGCGGGCCTGTCTCGACCGTTTCCCCGACGTCACCACCTACCACCTGCACCTGCACGACGGGCGGGGCAGCGCGCTGGTCTCGGCCTACCAGGCGCTGCGAGTCCTGGGAGCGCAGCACACGCTCGCGCTGGACACGTCGATCGACGGGATGGGCGGCTGCCCTTACTGCGGCAACGGGCGTGCCACCAGGATGATCCCGACCGAGGACCTCGTGGACCTGCTGGAGGAGGAGGGCATCGACACGGGCGTCGATCTCGCCGCGCTCATCGAGGCCGCTCACCTGGCCGAGGAGGTCGTCGGACACGAGTTGTACGGCCACGTCAGCAAGGCCGGGCCGCGACCGCGGGGCGAGGCGCTCTACGCGATGGACATGCCTTTCGTGGAGACCTTCGACCAGGCCCAGCACTTCCGGCTCGGCCCGAAGGTCTACGACGGCTGCCGTGCCCCGTGGAAGAAACCGATCACCTCACCCGCGCGGGACGCCGTCGAGGCGGGACGGCCGATCGCCCTGCGTCGTCCCGAGAACGAGGCCTGA
- a CDS encoding MmgE/PrpD family protein, with translation MSDTRSPGITETVARFACGRSHPTEDRVAAATRSLVDVVGVALAGRETPAFRAVSRWADSEPTTGTSVVWGAGIRRGAAQAALLNGTAGHALDFDDACPSMPLHPSTVLWPALLAVVRDDGTEPDPTSVSQALDVGNAVLRAIGEALPMATHYERGWHSTSTVGRLAAVAALARLRGLDMTTTRHALGVVASMAAGSLANFGTATKPLHAGLAARDAVVAVSLAEHGLDAAPDQLEHRSGFLALFGAPDRTAGERLGERLEHWERDWPHDWSLKRYPSCYGTHRSLDAVLELREEIDPAEVESVEVWAGRRSLRPLLRRLPTSGLEAKFSLHYTVATTLLRGAPGITDFTDAALADPTVRDLMRRVHVHGEDTPPDRPDLAGQPYALVRVRLTGGATAQRLVLHTRGDARNPLTDAEIDDKFRAAAGAGGYAKDATETLLALLRRALVEPGALAGALAALRDNDSRSERHSSE, from the coding sequence ATGTCCGACACACGCAGTCCGGGAATCACGGAGACCGTGGCGCGCTTCGCCTGCGGGCGGAGCCACCCAACCGAGGACCGGGTGGCCGCCGCCACTCGTAGTCTGGTCGACGTGGTCGGCGTGGCACTGGCCGGCCGGGAGACTCCCGCGTTCCGGGCCGTGAGCCGCTGGGCCGACTCCGAGCCCACCACGGGCACCTCGGTGGTGTGGGGGGCCGGCATCCGCCGAGGTGCCGCACAGGCCGCGCTGCTCAACGGCACCGCGGGCCATGCCCTGGACTTCGACGACGCCTGTCCCTCGATGCCGCTGCACCCGAGCACGGTGCTGTGGCCGGCGTTGCTGGCCGTGGTCCGCGACGACGGGACCGAGCCGGACCCCACCTCGGTGTCCCAAGCCCTCGACGTCGGCAATGCGGTGCTGCGGGCCATCGGCGAGGCCCTGCCGATGGCGACCCACTACGAGCGCGGCTGGCACAGCACCTCCACGGTGGGGCGCCTGGCAGCCGTCGCGGCCCTGGCGCGACTGCGAGGTCTGGACATGACCACGACCCGGCACGCGCTGGGGGTCGTGGCCTCCATGGCGGCGGGAAGCCTGGCCAACTTCGGCACCGCCACCAAGCCACTGCACGCCGGGCTGGCGGCACGGGACGCCGTCGTCGCCGTCTCCCTGGCGGAACACGGTCTGGACGCCGCACCCGACCAACTCGAACACCGGTCGGGGTTCCTCGCCCTCTTCGGCGCCCCGGACCGCACCGCCGGGGAGCGCCTCGGAGAACGGCTGGAGCACTGGGAACGCGACTGGCCGCACGACTGGTCGCTCAAGCGCTACCCGTCCTGCTACGGCACCCACCGTTCCCTCGACGCCGTCCTCGAACTACGCGAGGAGATCGACCCGGCCGAGGTCGAGTCGGTGGAGGTGTGGGCCGGACGACGCTCGCTGCGGCCGCTGCTCCGGCGACTGCCCACCAGCGGGCTGGAGGCGAAGTTCAGCCTGCACTACACCGTGGCGACCACCCTGCTGCGCGGGGCGCCGGGCATCACCGACTTCACCGACGCCGCGCTGGCGGACCCGACCGTTCGCGATCTCATGCGCCGGGTCCACGTCCACGGCGAGGACACCCCGCCGGACCGTCCCGACCTCGCCGGCCAGCCGTACGCCTTGGTGCGTGTGCGGTTGACCGGCGGTGCCACCGCGCAACGACTGGTCCTGCACACGCGAGGAGACGCGCGCAACCCGCTGACCGACGCCGAGATCGACGACAAGTTCCGAGCCGCCGCCGGTGCGGGCGGCTACGCGAAGGACGCGACCGAGACGCTTCTCGCACTGCTACGACGTGCCCTCGTCGAGCCGGGCGCGCTCGCCGGGGCACTCGCCGCGCTCCGTGACAACGATTCCCGTTCCGAAAGGCATTCGAGTGAGTAG
- a CDS encoding acyl-CoA dehydrogenase family protein gives MAQDWLAEDLPKEMEELRDAVSDILVNYDREYWIKVDESGEYPQDFVDVLQEGGWLSMLIPTEYGGGGATIPEAALFLETCNRWGAPGTLIHAQMYTMGAILRHGSEEQKKKWLPKIADGTLRLQSFGVTEPDAGTDTTRIRTFARREGDHYIVNGGKIFTSRAKQSDLLLLVCRTKKYEEVEKKTDGVSVLLVDMREALAEGTLDIKPIKVMSGHHTNQLTFTDMRVPVENLIGEEHKGFKVTMSGMNAERILAASEYVGSGLWFIDRAVEYAKERVVFGRPIGQNQGIQFPIAQAFANLRAASALRWQAAEKFQAGSRSGTEANIAKLLAAQAQWDAANAAMDTFGGYGLASEYGVEQKFRAARGPLIAPISTNIILAGIAHRDLGMPKSY, from the coding sequence ATGGCCCAGGACTGGCTCGCCGAGGACCTCCCGAAGGAGATGGAGGAGCTGCGCGACGCGGTCTCGGACATCCTCGTCAACTACGACCGCGAGTACTGGATCAAAGTGGACGAATCGGGGGAGTACCCCCAGGACTTCGTCGACGTGTTGCAGGAAGGCGGATGGTTGTCGATGCTCATCCCCACCGAGTACGGCGGGGGAGGGGCCACGATCCCGGAGGCCGCGCTGTTTCTGGAGACCTGCAACCGTTGGGGCGCTCCGGGAACGCTGATCCACGCCCAGATGTACACGATGGGCGCCATCCTGCGACACGGCAGTGAGGAGCAGAAGAAGAAGTGGCTGCCGAAGATCGCCGACGGCACGTTGCGTCTGCAGTCCTTCGGCGTCACCGAACCGGACGCGGGCACGGACACCACGCGTATCCGCACCTTCGCCCGGCGGGAGGGCGACCACTACATCGTCAACGGTGGCAAGATCTTCACCTCGCGGGCCAAGCAGTCCGATCTGCTGCTGCTGGTCTGCCGCACCAAGAAGTACGAGGAGGTCGAGAAGAAGACCGACGGCGTCTCGGTGCTGCTCGTCGACATGCGGGAGGCGTTGGCCGAGGGGACCCTCGACATCAAGCCGATCAAGGTGATGAGTGGTCACCACACGAACCAGCTCACGTTCACCGACATGCGGGTGCCCGTCGAGAACCTCATCGGCGAGGAACACAAGGGGTTCAAGGTCACCATGTCGGGGATGAACGCCGAGCGGATCCTCGCGGCGAGCGAGTACGTCGGTTCGGGACTGTGGTTCATCGACCGGGCCGTCGAGTACGCGAAGGAGCGAGTCGTCTTCGGGCGTCCCATCGGCCAGAACCAGGGCATCCAGTTCCCGATCGCGCAGGCCTTCGCCAACCTGCGGGCGGCGAGTGCGCTGCGGTGGCAGGCGGCGGAGAAGTTCCAGGCGGGGAGCCGGTCGGGTACCGAGGCCAACATCGCGAAGCTGCTCGCCGCACAGGCCCAGTGGGACGCCGCCAACGCGGCGATGGACACCTTCGGCGGGTACGGGTTGGCGTCGGAGTACGGCGTGGAGCAGAAGTTCCGTGCCGCCCGAGGTCCCCTCATCGCGCCGATCAGCACCAACATCATCCTGGCCGGGATCGCCCACCGAGACCTGGGCATGCCGAAGTCGTACTGA
- a CDS encoding thiamine pyrophosphate-dependent enzyme: MPTTVRDAVLDVLRARGVDRIFANPGSTEVGLLAGLPDDLELVLALHEGSVVGLASGYAVASGRPSVALLHTAAGYGNAVGALSTARANRIPLVTLVGQQDRRHLASEPFLTGRLAALAGDYPVGVEEPARAADVPAAVARAFHAAVLRRGPAVVIVPMDDWAEPVGEVDLAPAAERITVATAADPEALNEVAALIEDAKRPTLVLGALADDPDTWESTHRLATALDAPVWQEAYAYRMGFDQTSPLFAGHLPPGRAALRAALSGHDLVLVLGGSAFRQYLYEPGAFVEPGTSVVVVTDDAEDAARSAAELVVLAPVGSTVAGLADRVTVRAPRPRPEGTSRHPADEKPATTPHGRTPSPRDVFTALAERLPAESTYFEESPSTRRELLATLPVRTPSGFLTAAMGGLGFALPAAAGVKLARPNRPVVAVVGDGASLYNIQALWSARKYGAGVLYLVLSNGGYAVMDRLAANAGVKPPWPGFEEVSIATLASGFGCEARRIETTDELVAALDEVVPGLATRSEPLVLDVAVTTD, from the coding sequence TTGCCCACCACTGTTCGAGATGCCGTCCTCGACGTGCTGCGTGCCCGTGGAGTCGACCGGATCTTCGCCAATCCCGGCTCCACCGAAGTGGGCCTGCTCGCAGGACTTCCCGACGACCTGGAGCTCGTGCTGGCCCTGCACGAGGGCTCCGTGGTCGGGTTGGCCAGCGGGTATGCCGTGGCGTCGGGACGACCGTCGGTCGCCCTCCTCCACACCGCCGCGGGCTACGGCAACGCCGTCGGAGCCCTCTCCACGGCTCGGGCCAACCGGATACCGCTGGTGACGCTCGTCGGCCAGCAGGACCGACGGCATCTCGCCAGCGAACCGTTCCTCACCGGCAGACTCGCCGCGTTGGCGGGTGACTACCCGGTCGGGGTGGAGGAGCCCGCGCGAGCCGCGGACGTGCCCGCCGCGGTCGCCCGCGCGTTCCACGCCGCCGTCCTGCGTCGGGGACCCGCCGTGGTGATCGTGCCGATGGACGACTGGGCCGAGCCCGTGGGCGAGGTCGACCTGGCCCCCGCCGCCGAGCGAATCACCGTCGCCACCGCCGCCGACCCCGAGGCACTCAACGAGGTCGCCGCGCTGATCGAGGACGCGAAACGACCGACACTGGTGCTCGGGGCGCTGGCCGACGACCCGGACACCTGGGAGTCGACCCACCGGCTGGCCACCGCGCTGGACGCCCCGGTCTGGCAGGAGGCCTACGCCTACCGGATGGGGTTCGACCAGACCTCCCCGCTGTTCGCGGGCCACCTCCCGCCGGGGCGGGCCGCGCTGCGCGCCGCGCTCTCCGGCCACGATCTCGTGCTGGTCCTCGGAGGCTCGGCCTTCCGGCAGTACCTGTACGAACCGGGCGCCTTCGTCGAGCCGGGGACGTCGGTGGTCGTCGTCACCGACGACGCGGAGGATGCGGCGCGGAGCGCCGCCGAGCTCGTGGTGCTGGCGCCGGTCGGCTCGACCGTCGCCGGCCTCGCCGACCGGGTGACCGTACGAGCCCCGCGTCCGAGGCCGGAGGGAACGTCCCGTCACCCGGCCGACGAGAAGCCCGCGACGACTCCGCACGGACGAACCCCGTCGCCCCGCGACGTCTTCACCGCGTTGGCGGAGCGCTTGCCCGCCGAGTCGACCTACTTCGAGGAAAGCCCGTCCACACGACGGGAACTGCTCGCGACCCTGCCCGTGCGCACGCCGTCGGGATTCCTCACCGCCGCCATGGGTGGACTCGGGTTCGCGTTGCCCGCCGCGGCCGGAGTGAAGCTGGCCCGCCCGAACCGTCCCGTGGTGGCGGTGGTCGGCGATGGTGCCTCGCTGTACAACATCCAGGCCCTGTGGAGCGCCCGGAAGTACGGTGCCGGGGTCCTCTACCTCGTGTTGTCCAACGGCGGCTACGCCGTGATGGACCGTCTCGCGGCCAACGCCGGGGTCAAACCTCCGTGGCCCGGCTTCGAGGAGGTCAGCATCGCCACACTCGCCTCGGGGTTCGGGTGCGAGGCTCGCCGGATTGAGACCACCGACGAGCTGGTCGCGGCACTCGACGAGGTCGTTCCCGGACTCGCCACCCGGAGCGAACCCCTGGTGCTCGACGTCGCGGTGACCACCGACTGA
- a CDS encoding fumarylacetoacetate hydrolase family protein: MKIARFENGRIGLVVDDHVVDVTDEIGVEPQQWPPVGPLRMIADFERHAEALKKAAEVGDRVPLSSVRLLTPVPWPSKIVAFPVNYHDHGREMRADYRADHQGFFLKPPSSLSGPAEPVVLPALSGREVHHEAELAIVIGRGGRGITRENWREHVFGYACLLDMVVRGREERVFRKAYDTFCPVGPWLTTADEVGDPAALEMKLWVNDELRQHANTADLVLDIPGMIEMASAVMTLHPGDIIATGTPAGVGPVTDGDVIRIHIDRVGEMSVPVRRGELGATPVFDKPYTPDIAK, from the coding sequence TTGAAGATCGCCCGTTTCGAAAACGGCCGCATCGGCCTTGTCGTCGACGACCACGTCGTGGACGTGACGGACGAGATCGGCGTCGAGCCGCAGCAGTGGCCGCCGGTCGGTCCACTCCGGATGATCGCGGACTTCGAGCGCCACGCCGAGGCGCTGAAGAAGGCGGCCGAGGTCGGCGACCGGGTACCGCTGAGTTCGGTCCGCCTGCTCACCCCGGTGCCGTGGCCGAGCAAGATCGTCGCGTTTCCGGTCAACTACCACGACCACGGCCGGGAGATGCGGGCCGACTACCGCGCCGACCACCAGGGCTTCTTCCTCAAACCGCCGTCCTCGCTGTCCGGCCCCGCCGAGCCCGTGGTACTGCCCGCCCTGTCCGGCCGGGAGGTCCACCACGAGGCGGAACTCGCCATCGTGATCGGCCGTGGTGGCCGCGGCATCACGCGGGAGAACTGGCGCGAGCACGTGTTCGGGTACGCGTGCCTGCTCGACATGGTCGTGCGGGGCCGGGAGGAGCGGGTCTTCCGCAAGGCCTACGACACCTTCTGCCCGGTCGGTCCGTGGCTCACCACCGCGGACGAGGTCGGCGACCCGGCCGCGCTGGAGATGAAGCTGTGGGTCAACGACGAACTGCGGCAGCACGCGAACACCGCCGACCTCGTCCTCGACATCCCCGGCATGATCGAGATGGCCTCGGCGGTCATGACGCTTCATCCGGGCGACATCATCGCCACCGGCACACCGGCCGGGGTCGGTCCCGTCACCGACGGCGACGTGATCCGCATCCACATCGACCGGGTCGGTGAGATGTCCGTTCCGGTTCGCCGGGGCGAGCTGGGCGCCACTCCCGTCTTCGACAAGCCCTACACCCCGGACATCGCCAAGTAG
- a CDS encoding cupin domain-containing protein — MTTTPATGLPDPASVTSLDELYALFDELSMEGGWHRRSPALWPEPRKNLLPARWSYADIKSVLDAAGRLVDHSMADRRNVTLTNPAEGNIYPTVRTLVAAYQLIRPGETADAHRHTPSALRIILEGRGTSTVVNGVRLEMRPGDVLLTPSYAWHSHSAAGPDDCYWVDILDVPLIHLLEPMFFERHPDELESDVVDAEESPLAFRWEDSLERLAAQRTAPEHGMAEREIQLGDPALRTIALHVQQMSAGFRSATSRTTANSIFTVLRGSGETEIDGEVFSWEKGDIIAVPAWRPYRHRVSADAYLVRASDEPVMRAFDLLRTTTA; from the coding sequence ATGACCACGACCCCCGCGACGGGACTGCCCGATCCCGCGTCCGTGACCTCGCTCGACGAGCTGTACGCCCTGTTCGACGAGCTCAGCATGGAAGGCGGTTGGCACCGCCGCAGCCCCGCGCTGTGGCCCGAGCCGCGCAAGAACCTGCTACCGGCGAGGTGGAGTTACGCCGACATCAAGTCCGTGTTGGACGCCGCGGGCCGACTCGTCGACCACAGCATGGCCGACCGGCGTAACGTGACCCTGACGAATCCCGCCGAGGGAAACATCTACCCGACCGTGCGGACCCTCGTCGCCGCGTACCAACTGATTCGTCCGGGCGAGACCGCCGACGCCCACCGGCACACCCCCAGCGCCCTGCGGATCATCCTCGAAGGCCGGGGGACGTCCACCGTCGTGAACGGGGTGCGACTCGAAATGCGGCCCGGCGACGTCCTGCTCACCCCCAGCTACGCCTGGCACTCGCATTCGGCCGCCGGCCCCGACGACTGCTACTGGGTGGACATCCTGGACGTCCCGCTGATCCACCTGCTGGAGCCCATGTTCTTCGAACGTCACCCGGACGAGCTGGAGTCCGATGTGGTCGACGCCGAGGAATCCCCTCTCGCCTTCCGGTGGGAGGACTCGCTCGAACGCCTGGCCGCGCAACGGACCGCTCCCGAACACGGTATGGCCGAACGCGAGATCCAACTCGGTGACCCGGCACTGCGCACCATCGCGCTGCACGTGCAGCAGATGTCGGCGGGGTTCCGGTCGGCGACCTCCCGCACGACGGCCAACTCGATCTTCACCGTGTTGCGGGGCAGCGGGGAGACCGAGATCGACGGCGAGGTCTTCTCCTGGGAGAAGGGCGACATCATCGCCGTGCCCGCGTGGCGGCCGTACCGGCACCGAGTCAGCGCCGACGCCTACCTCGTCCGCGCGAGCGACGAACCGGTGATGCGGGCCTTCGACCTGCTGCGCACCACCACCGCCTGA
- a CDS encoding FAD-dependent monooxygenase: MHVLIAGGGIGGMTTALALLRRGFRVDLYEQAPELTETGAGIQISPNGNRVLDALGLFEELQALSCDPERKELRLWDTGRRWPMFTLGEKAVERYGYPYLTVYRPDLLGALERAVRAASPDSVHLGSRAAGFDQDDDGVTLLLESGERVRGDVLLGADGWRSVVRNQLWGEETTPEFCGMVAWRGLVPMEVLPDHLATNVGTTWIGPGGHAVSYPLHNGEIMNFVATIEGKEWTSDRGFEPGTAEECLADFAGWHEEVHTLITLAPKLSKWALRQRDPIPRWSSGRVSLVGDAAHATLPFLAQGAVHAMEDGLVLARALEQYGTDPAHALQRYERARIDRTSRMVRGARSNTERFHSRELADEKSAEKYLAREWSNEPIADRYEWLYSYDATTVAI; the protein is encoded by the coding sequence ATGCACGTGCTGATAGCGGGCGGCGGGATCGGGGGCATGACCACCGCACTCGCGTTGCTGCGCCGAGGGTTCCGGGTCGACCTCTACGAACAGGCACCGGAACTGACCGAGACGGGCGCCGGGATCCAGATCAGCCCGAACGGCAACCGGGTCCTCGACGCGCTCGGCCTGTTCGAGGAACTCCAGGCACTGTCGTGCGACCCCGAACGCAAGGAGCTCCGGCTGTGGGACACCGGGCGCCGTTGGCCGATGTTCACCCTCGGCGAGAAGGCGGTCGAGCGCTACGGCTACCCGTACCTGACGGTCTACCGCCCCGACCTGCTCGGGGCGTTGGAGAGGGCCGTGCGCGCCGCGTCGCCGGACAGCGTTCACCTGGGTTCCCGCGCGGCCGGGTTCGACCAGGACGACGACGGCGTCACCCTGCTCCTGGAAAGCGGGGAGCGGGTTCGCGGTGACGTGCTGCTCGGCGCGGACGGCTGGCGTTCGGTGGTCCGCAACCAGTTGTGGGGCGAGGAGACCACACCGGAGTTCTGCGGCATGGTGGCCTGGCGCGGTCTGGTGCCGATGGAGGTCCTGCCCGACCACCTGGCCACCAACGTCGGGACCACGTGGATCGGTCCGGGTGGGCACGCGGTGAGCTATCCGTTGCACAACGGCGAGATCATGAACTTCGTCGCGACGATCGAGGGCAAGGAGTGGACCTCCGACCGGGGCTTCGAACCCGGAACGGCGGAGGAGTGCCTGGCCGACTTCGCCGGCTGGCACGAGGAAGTGCACACCCTCATCACCCTCGCGCCGAAGCTGTCCAAATGGGCGCTCCGCCAGCGGGACCCGATCCCCCGGTGGTCGTCCGGCAGGGTCAGTCTCGTCGGCGACGCGGCCCACGCGACGTTGCCGTTCCTCGCGCAGGGCGCGGTCCACGCGATGGAGGACGGTCTGGTGCTGGCCCGCGCGCTGGAACAGTACGGAACGGACCCCGCGCACGCGCTCCAGCGCTACGAGCGAGCGCGGATCGACCGGACCAGCCGCATGGTCCGCGGCGCGCGGTCGAACACCGAACGTTTCCACAGCCGGGAACTCGCCGACGAGAAGTCCGCGGAGAAGTACCTGGCGCGGGAATGGAGCAACGAACCGATCGCCGACCGCTACGAGTGGCTGTACTCCTACGACGCGACCACCGTCGCGATCTAG